Genomic DNA from Salvia miltiorrhiza cultivar Shanhuang (shh) chromosome 1, IMPLAD_Smil_shh, whole genome shotgun sequence:
CTGCGTTAACCTGTGCCAAACTAAGGCAAGGATGAGAATCGCGTGACTTTGAGGAAGTGTGGCTATCTAATTACTCCTTTGGATTCCTTGAttgatttaattttcttttctaatCTAGTAATAAATCAACTTAATGCAGATACTGAATTACTGATTCTAGGTTGGCCAGAGTATCTTGATAAGTTGTTTCTTCACTAGGTTAGGCATCAAGAAGACAAGAAGTATAATAAAAGGTCGCTGATAGCGCTTGGTACAGTTCCTGTAGATTTTCTTCTGCTTGTTCTCAGTTCCTACTTTTTCAAATCTCAATAAAGATTAGCACTCTTCAGTTTCTGTCTTCTTCAATCCCTTCAGTgcgtttacttttgaggattagccttgatagataaaaatagtaatgcTAACCCCTTGTTTACTtatatggattgaaactttgggatagcccaaggcccttgattatttctatcatttaagttaATTTTGTTTGCATTTACTTTTGGggattagtcttgatagataaaaataataaggctaatcccttgtttacttaggtggattgaaactttgggatatcccaaggcccttgattatttctatcatttaagttaattttgcttgaaagggtgggattggagaaatcctactctaGAGACATGCAAAGTAAGCGCCCCCACCAGATCTttgccataaataatgggagAATCTTAAAATTTACCAGGAAAGAGATAAGCTTTCCATCTCTTCTGTTATCCCGAGCAACTGGTATTCTTTGGCACATTTTTTATACTAAAATTTTTCTAGGACAGACTGGAGAGTCAATAAAACTGGCCATTTCCACCTTTTGGGTGAAGAGTCTGGAAATTATCTATGTATAACGTAGGGAGATAGTACCTTTTCTCAAGATTTCACAGAATTAGACATCAGTTGATGCTAGTTTCCAAACTAATGTAGGTCAGAGAAAATAACTGATACATCCAGTTAGTTCTCTTCACTTACATTTTCAGTTTGTTCGTATATAGCAGACCATTTGACTTTCAAGAAAGTTGTGCCAGTCATGGAAAAACTGTAACCATCTTCCATCAAATTTATTTGGTTAGGTTTTGCAAAATGAGGATGGGTTGCTGGCTTGGTCAGTCTTATGTCTGGATGTAGCTTGTCATTCTTTCATAGATCATATATTTGAATGCCCTCCCACAAGTCTTGGTCAGATTATGTCCTGTTGTTGTATATTCCCTTTTTTTGCTATTCTAAGTCCCTCTTTTAGCGAAATCGAAGCCCATGGTACACTgataaaatttgaaatgaaaagGGGAACTTTGCAAAGACCTGCATTTCTGCTATACTTTAATATGTCCAGCCCTAGGGGTGTGGGTTGCCGATTTTCCACTAGAGACACTGATTTAAAAGAGCCAGTTGCATTATATAATTGATCATATTTGAGAATCCAATAATGCCTCAGTTAGCATTCCTGCTCACCCATTGATCAACAGAAGGTGGAGCTAATTACAACCTCACTGGCTATTTCCCTGCTCCAGACACCACATCGTCCCCAAACTTTCCCAATCTTAGCACTAGCTTTCTCTTCCCCAGTGTCTCCACCAATATCTTTACCCTATTCCCACTGCCTCGTGCCGCTCTCTGTTCTCTAGAAGCCATGGGAAGATGAAGGGAACAGCTAATTGTGGAATGAAATTGTTTCCGTTTTTTATCACCTGGTTTTGTGTATGCCTAGAAGAGCACTAGTTAAAAAATATAAGTCTATAGTCTTTTGGCTCCATGCACCAACTGAATGAGCCTTACAATATCAGATATGGAGTTATACTTCtgcaaaattattttttaagtttgCATCAAACAATTTCCTGATCTCCAGATTGGCTGAAAGAACTATTCTCGAGTCATTGAAGGAAGGACACCTCTTGTTGGGGTATGTATGTTGTTTAGGTTTTCCTTTGTATTTTCTCATTGTGCTGAACTTGATTCTGACTGTCACCATGATTGCCTGGTTTTTCAAGTGATGTGGATGCTATGGTTAAAGAACGAATAGGAGCTGTCTTTATGCCTCACGGTCTTGGACACCTTCTAGGAATTGATACTCATGATCCTGGGGGTTATCTAAAGGTGATCATGTTAACTCCACGCACATGGTTTTTGTTGCTTGCAGGTGTTGGTAATTTTGAAACATTGATATGTTGCAAGTTTGTTTACTTTACAATTATTGACCTGTTTTAGGGAGCAGAAAGACCAAAAGAACCTGGGTTGAAGTCTCTGCGCACCAGTAGAGAACTCCTGGAGGGAATGGTAAGCAGTAGAAACTTGTTTTGCAGATAAACTAAATGAGTAGGCTGCTGAAAAAGTCagtctcttttttttcttactaaatTCACCTGTCAATTTATCATTCTATGTTTCAGAAGCCTGCGATGATCATTACCCAGTTCGGCTTCTTAATATAATGCACAGatgtcctttttttttttatcaaggtcTTGCGAAGGCATCTTTGTTGAAGAAAGTTAAAAAAGAGTCCCCATAGCTTGTATAGAGTCTAGATAGATATCTTAACATCTTTAAAAATCACATTTCCGAGACATGCTGACACGATCTCTCAACATCTGTTCTATTGAGTGGTAGTATGGGTCAATCTGATGGATACTATCCAATTTCAAGATTTACATGCAGCATAACCTTCATTACTTAAAGAGATTAGTATGTGGAGTATATATATGGTATTGCTAATTGCTCTGATGTGAATTACTGCAGGTGATAACAGTAGAACCTGGGTGTTATTTCATTGATGCTTTGTTACTTCCTGCAATGGAAAATGCACAAACGTCAAAGTTTTTCAACCATGACCAGATCAGCAGATTTAAAGGCTTCGGTGGGGTTCGAATTGAAAGCGATGTGGTAAAGTTGCATAAGATTACCTCTCTGCTAGACCATTAATTTATTTGCTTCATTCATGCTACTTTTTCTTGAAGGTGCTCAGAGTCTGAACTATTGTCTGTGGTTTATAATAGTAAGACGAAGTTGGTAGCATAAATGGTTATTTAGTCTTCCATCCTAAGACTTCCCGTTCGTACTTTCACTTGAAGGAAATGAAGGATTTGGTCAATTTAATGTTATCTGCTTGTTTTCTTAGTAGAATTTACTGTTGGCTCTtttagggggcgtttactttgtatgattaataagatgcatgattgagtaattTTATCCTCAAGATTATGATTTCTTCAATCCCACCATTCCAAATTTCCAATAGGAtataaatcaagcaaaactagctcaaatgatTGAAACAATGAAGGGCCTGAGGATATCTcaaagttccaatccatctaagtaaacaaggctaatcctcaaaagtaaacgcccccttagGGTATTGTTGTAGACTTGTAGTAATTATTTACTTAGCAGTAACAACTAGCTCCTCTTTCTTGCTTTATTTGTACACATTCAAAATGAATCACAAAATACAATGTCTCTTGTTGTGCTTGCTTCAGTTAGTTATAATAATGTAGTCTCTTGCCGGCTTTGAACGACTCTTCTTCTTATACCCCCACATAATACATCGAATCTAGAGTTTGCAATTGGAAGTCTGTGAATGGCAATTCAAAGTTGACGTCGCAACTGAAAATTGGTCCAAAATTCGTGAGATCCTTTCTGCAATACAGTGATCAAGAGTTTGTGCTGCTCATTAAGTTGCTATAAAATGTTTTTGTGGGCATATTTTTTGCAGTATGTTAGCGGCGATGGTTGTGTGAACATGACGAAGTGTCCGCGGGCGATAAAAGATATTGAGGCTGTCATGGCTGGTGCTCCTTGGCCAATTCACTAACAGCACAAGACAACCATTCCTTCTCTCAATTCCAATACTTAACCAAATTACTCTACtgttaacttttttattttctaagtttATCAAGTGACAGTATTAAATTTAGATGAAGATTTTTGAGCAATGGAGCATTCATGTGAAATGGTTGGGTATAATTCTTGATTTTATCTGACTTCAGTAAGCTTCATACAAAATGGCTTTGATTCTGGCCTTTGCCCCCCTTTTATTCCTTTATGATGCGCGCAGGGTAATTTGATGTGCGTTGGAACTACACTAGTTTGATGAGTTCTGTTTGAAAAAGCTCACTAGGCTTCTTCGTCCCATCTGTTGTAATGTCTTACATATATGCTTGAAGTGCTTTCCTCCTTAAAGATTGGTTATCAAACAATTTGTGTCTTCTACCACAAAATAAACTCTTTGTTAGAAGGAATTTAGGATGTTACATTAGCACCATTGTTGCTTAGTCcatgttaaatttaatgttgtTAATATTATGTTTATCAACATTGCTGTTAATATTACTCTTACAAATTACATTGTGTTTTTGTGGTAATACGAGACACCAAAATTCTTTCATCAACAATTCAAACAAATTTAAATGTTTAAAcaaaaattcatttatttttcttccACGTATAACTCACTTCAACCCATTAATGAAGAAAGTAGTTTAATGATCCAACTATTACACGGGCAGTTATTCAATAtacatgtttttatttttcttctgttATTCTCTAATTGTTTGTCTTATATCacagaaagagagaaaataaatgtTAATGTGAAGTACAAGTTACAAGAGATGTTCATAGCACATATCAGTCATTCTTatacaatttaaaaatatagtaattgaaTTGGTGACAAGTCTCGACCTTTTTGCATATGGGTTGCAATTTTTTCTCCAGCATTTGGTTTTGAAATTTAAACAATTTCACCGAAAGTTGAGCTATGGCTAGATAACTTATacacacactaaaccctaattctGCTTCCAAGCCCCAAAATCCCAACGCCTCAAATTTTCCTTAACTCTTACTTTTCGGATTATCGGAGCTAAACCATGGATGTAGAAAACAACGTTGATGCGAATGCCAACGGAAGCTTGGCCGCGACAGCCAACCAGCTGACAAAGTTCAGGTTCCAATACGATGAGGACGAAGAAGCTGAAACCATCGAAGAAGTGGCCACCGAGAGCTCGAATCTTGATGAGGATTCCTTAGTCACTGGGGATGATAAGACCAGCGCTGATTACTTCTTCGATTCCTACTCGCACTTCGGTAATTATTTCGTTTTTGAGTTGATATTCCCTTGAAAGATTGCATCTTTTTAGCAATTTTCTCTGTGCGAATTGGTAAAATTTAGCGTGAGGCAGAGGCGGGTAATAATTCCGTTAGTTTAGTTTAgtgtatttttttgtttgtttgttgcagttctatttgataataaaaaaaattcatattggTTGTTTTTGTAATTGTTTGCAGGCATCCATGAAGTAAGTATCAAAATTAGGAAGTAAAGCTGTTGGCCTTGCAGTTTTGTTACCTGTCGAAGGCattctttttatgttttccACGATAGTTTAATAAATGGAAATTGATGCCTCACAGAGCTTGAGTTCTGATGGTGGAGTGTATGATTGCGATAGTGATTCTGAGGGTTTTGTCAACGACTCAATTGATGATGAACTTTGCTTTGCCACTGATGACATACCCAAGCTGCAATTTAGGTATACTGTTGGGAAGCAAATCATATGGAGTTTTCTTTCTGTGTCTGTGAGAGGGAAATTGCCTTTAGGAATTTACGAGATTAATGGAATGTTCATGCGCACTGAAGGAAAGAGAGGTCGAAGGCGCAGTGGATTGAAGAGTTGGGAATGGCCGAGGTGCTGGAGAAAAAAGGTAGACTGTGGATTACAACTGGGATAATTCGTAATGGAAAGACATATTGCTCAATAGAAGAAACTTTGTATGTGATGCAAACTCTTCATCATTAATTCCAGCATTGTTATCTTTAGGTGCATTTTATACTTTGTTAATCTTtgagtaatttatttatgtGCTGTCAGTGCTCTGTTTGAGTAGTTATGCTGAAGTTACTTTTTTGAGTTAGAATTGTTAAATCCTGTTGTTGTCTCAGTTAATAATAGATAATATGCTGTATTAAATAATTGATGGTGCTACATGGTTTGTACATCTTACACAGCTAATTCGGAGTAAATAacaattaattttatgtttttctgaATTGAAGCGGGAAACaaattatataatatgattACTCAGTTCATTCATGTTAATCAGTTTTGGAATAGAATATTTGGATTATGGTTTGCTCATTTTAAGACCCACATTTAACTGAAACTTGAGTTTCTCCGCCTCAACTTTCTTACCCCTCGGTTGTTGCAATTTTCTTTTGTGGCAAAAGTATACGTGTTCTATGCAGTTTAACTGTTAATGCTGCCCGAGCTGTTGATTGAAATATGTAGTGCTTATTTAGTGTGATTGTGAGTGATATGGCTGAAATCTTTGTAGGTATTTGGCTGAGATAGGTGCCTTGGATATCTTGAATGTTGACAATACTCCCCTTCCCTTGAGTGATATGTACACAAAGCTAGCAGAAGACGAGGAAAAGTATGGATGCTCTTGGGAGTCTTTTGAGGTTTACCGGCACCTGAAGTTTCTCGGGTATATTGTTGGCCGACATGGTGTGGCTTGGTCCATGAAGAATGTGAAAAATAAAACCAATGCTGACGGTAGGGGAGAATCCTGCAATGTCGATGACAGTTTCATCACAGATATGTTTGGTAACATGCATATTGGTGGAACTAGACCAATATTCGATGTTTTTCCTCCTAATAGCAAGTTCAGAAAGTCTTCTTCAGGCAATCCATCTTTTATGCTCTGCCTAGCCAGGTAACTAACTTCAGCAACATATTCCTAATGAGCTAATTTTCCTTCAAATTCATTATGAGGTTTGAACTGACCATTGTTAGCATAGATAATGAATACTGACAGTACTAATCTTGTTCATTTTGCTTATCCTATGCCTTTTGACagcaaaagaaatgaaaatattttttcttataaatttatcaatagtTGCGACTCTCTTCATACTTTATTACTGATAACTTACTTTCTTTGAAGGTGATCATTATGTTGTGTTAAGTTTATCTGTTCAGTTGATTGGGTTTAGGATCCTTGCTAACATACCACTGCTATACGAATGCCCTATAATTTTTGTCTTTCTTTCTTTGTGTAAAGTATACTATGGATAAGATCTGTGTCTTTACATAGTGACACAAAGTTAGCATCTTCTGTGCAGTGGCCACCCTCCATCCAGACAGGAGATCGAGGACCTTGAGACATGCTGTGGTCAAATTCCTCTCAAAATCTATGTGGTCGAGCATGGGAGAGTTAGTTTCTTGTCGTTCACCAAAGTCGAGCTGCCCACCCTTCCATGACCTATTTGCAGCCATATAAAGATACATATATCAACAGATAAGGTACGGTTACCATTTATGCAAGTCATTGCAAAAAATGTTGTATGCCTTTTGTCATCGATgtttaagagggtgtttgggtaTGCTTATTCATAAGCTCCGATCGCttagcttataagatgtttgaagaacttataagttgttaatgtgtttggataattgagcttatatgCTAATTGTGAGCTAGAAAGAAAAATCATGGTTAGTGGGAAAAAATTGAAGAGATATGAAATTGTAATGTTGTATGATTGTAATAACAACTAAtactaaaattatttttatacaatGATGGTTGCTtataagatttaaaaaaaataagttgggggtTGTGGAATTTATTTTTCGAGAAGCTTATTATTTTTACAGCTGTTTaggaatttattttataaaacacTCCTCAAGTGCTTACTTATTTTACCAAATACTTCTAAAgtgcttataagctcttaaacagcttTGTAAGTTTAGTCAAATACCAAGTCTTTCCCAATTTGAAGAAGTGCGGCAGTGCATGGACAGTATTCTTGCTGGGAATGCTTAAATGctgattttttaatttcttatggTCACAAACTACTATATATTTGGGAATTTTGTATAGGAACTTGACTGTTAATGCTGAAAatcttatgattttttttaattcattttatttatttatttactaatttGCTGTTTGATGAGTATTGGTACTTTTGACGTTTCTTTTACTAAGTGTCATAAATTGATGGGCTCTCTTAGAGCACCCACATCGGGTGACTCGATGgggcttactcgagtaagctTTCCATCGAATAAGCCGATGTGGGTGGAGGGGGGCTCGAGGCTTACTCGTTCTTTCGAGTACGACTCAATGGCAGAAATTAAAGGCGCGTATTGCATGcgtctaattaaaaaaataaatcgaaTTTTTTGAATTCTATTTGACCGTTTGTGtcatattctttttttatttttttttctttttcttctttttctcaaATCGATCGgctgaattaattttttttttctttcaccctaattcttctataaataccatATTCCTCCACCACAATTCACGCACACAATTCTCTTCATCGTCTCTCTCACACTATTTCAATTTTACTCTTTatcctctctctcaaactcttcTAAAATGGATCCAAACAATCCCGACTTCTAATACCCAAATTGGATCCCCGATCTTACCGGCTACTACCATCGTGATTTATCGGGATTCAAATTGGGGAAGGAGCCCCCAACCGATGAGGAGGCGGTAGCCAACAAGGAGAGAGCGCCGGTGACGGAGGAGGGCAGGGCCTTTCGTCATACCTAAAAGGGTCCGCTCTAACCTGCGCGAAAACCCGAATTTGGTCCGCACTAATTAGGGGCAAAACAgtcataaacataaaaaaaatggctaaattttgtgttttttcaattaatggtcaaatattgtgtttccttcttcaaaatgaccATGTGAGTATGTTGTTTCATAAATAGAAAGGTCAACTCACATTCCCGTATCTAATTCATATTAAATTTCAACCATTTATAACTTTAATAAATAGTTTAACATTGCAtacattttataaatttcaaacCAACactttaaattataatataaaaataaataatgttttttttaaaaaaaattattccacGGTTCGGAACCATGAACCGGTGGGAACTGTTGGTTTACGGTTCGAACTGAAACCGTATAACTTTCTTCACGGTTCGTCGGTTTCATTTTTTGGAACCGTGGAGCCGACAATTCCGATTCGAATTGGAACTGTGAACACCTCTAGTTATAAGATGAAGTTATTTGGACATTTGTATATATTCACTTTGCATAAGCTTTGGTTGTGCATagttatgcattttttttttatttttttctcaactTCAAATTATGTAGAAATGACGATGCTAGTTTGGATGCAAACTGGAAAAATGCCATAACAATTAGTGCAAATGTTGGTGCTTGAAGAACATTGATATTACATGTTTGTGTGTAGTTGTGTAACTTGATTGTTAgacttatattttaaatataatgcAAAACATTCTATATTATTGTAATGAAATATAGGATAT
This window encodes:
- the LOC131008776 gene encoding uncharacterized protein LOC131008776 — translated: MDVENNVDANANGSLAATANQLTKFRFQYDEDEEAETIEEVATESSNLDEDSLVTGDDKTSADYFFDSYSHFGIHESLSSDGGVYDCDSDSEGFVNDSIDDELCFATDDIPKLQFRKERSKAQWIEELGMAEVLEKKGRLWITTGIIRNGKTYCSIEETLYLAEIGALDILNVDNTPLPLSDMYTKLAEDEEKYGCSWESFEVYRHLKFLGYIVGRHGVAWSMKNVKNKTNADGRGESCNVDDSFITDMFGNMHIGGTRPIFDVFPPNSKFRKSSSGNPSFMLCLASGHPPSRQEIEDLETCCGQIPLKIYVVEHGRVSFLSFTKVELPTLP